In Streptomyces zhihengii, a single genomic region encodes these proteins:
- a CDS encoding glycosyltransferase has protein sequence MAIEPSEDLQRLIFVLTGERFLEADEDRGYASHDPYVRLARRARDLSGTIEGSVGGIGRALPGEAGAAYVRAMRLLVNDGGRNALGEFAGQLDRIADGRVRTSMNVTESKWQLVAELVRLLIELAVLAAMAFFSGGLSAGQQAVAMLRSRVFLLTVLDALLSRTRLMPSLSEAFEEAFQTFAVRLALMVAGPEGRRPKGFDLGDIARSAVVGGLAGAFHGVLSGTVGKALTGRLGRPLVKDVSGDVAVKVAPRGVFTAGNGVRAVGAGAGAFVAEGAAEAGAEFVTNGLFDGRWKVEASTFYGAGISGVTEGVLTAGVVAAAFAYHHVATHTKGAALGNFSVTGTNDIQGLDVSAGQASTTVVGTDVGTTSAAGSATQASTGTMRPSADIAPPGVPGAATGGTASTPRAVPTSDADIDHRAPGTTDQTAPTPGPRAREERLTLSAVGTDVESSARGVPGMGSAAETVSNRAASQNPADPTTNTPAASRPLYAPATPHLSSSGASPRVGTAQGDPALSPPDPADAAKLPATMKTWQDAAPVGVALADVQTTDSQESDRQGWRLSEAAGDRASVHSPAGHALASPPPDGLHASDMSPAIPTWMQQPVGMSRTSFAAPDTGYAQGQVVHSATTPMESGGVPTMPRTAQAAPQEVPTPSRSYDAEISPIASAPHQASTALGQAHAPTPRSDGQTESIGDQVALRLSGLIHAQGTFTSNVAKQLTDDAFGQPKPLSLVSADASAMVPAVVSGQVPSSKSGSSAASHFSRVDGTAFDTNSLAGEWFGVRQPSAMMVDRARRLVAAVIRHQTEQRAERAADGRPQEIAGLSAGIADLATTMLGVRNAERVARDMPAVLPAVLVRMVGALEQALTTQRSIGSGESHPPLVDGAMAYLAAQSLSEAQRERIVHQAENLIRSQHNLHDPSVLRGTRRHTLREGVTALVAAEYHRNGAGAALELSRLLAQAHTTQRNRLRGGGKHAVDDARRPSPISTGLGVTGSWTTDGDRHLDPHTAVEDGMAERHRALRKLTTVSAPEAATGSGRFDQLGPATPAPAGSNDKGPLLQSTRTRRLEVKVSFEENSKEIGGTEKAKLDELAKIVVLQAYRNARAGLPLPRISITGYGNGAKFSTLSRSQRAQNTGLKRATSASTALRESVARSLDDLRGTYDPQLSVSDLAVYLNSAGRQSPSSDSESSDSNPSEMASARRTAIVEVSYHHQPVVLGNEGASSTAGVRPVARVMHFIWLGGEMREGAKLNLEAWKRRIQDSGWQMNIWSDAGAMAANSSFYQELQDAPEIQIRSVDEEFFESLRQDNTLELDPTVASRPSKLFRYAMEKEAWELASDVTRYALLYLVGGVYLDVDLTPGSVQLPASGINMRHSAIPFLAPQIRNRSQFDAIAREMNFTKPLDGGADARKPELSEEESLAKVAEWQLSRGRFNNNLIVAPAGSPFLRQVLANLSDPHDPAQAMRFAAPRQNAADISGPFLLGREILRSVTETGPLSPTLKWRDAFSSGLITVHPSQHRWNGLGWLTEESENLGRDKPLLTSLDLS, from the coding sequence ATGGCGATTGAGCCCTCTGAGGATTTGCAGCGGCTGATCTTTGTCCTGACCGGTGAGCGGTTTCTTGAGGCGGACGAGGATCGTGGCTATGCGAGTCATGATCCCTATGTTCGTCTGGCGAGGCGGGCGCGGGATCTGTCGGGGACGATTGAGGGCTCGGTTGGTGGGATTGGTCGTGCGTTGCCGGGGGAGGCGGGTGCGGCGTATGTGCGGGCTATGCGGTTGTTGGTGAATGATGGCGGCCGTAATGCTTTGGGGGAGTTTGCGGGGCAGTTGGACCGGATTGCTGATGGTCGGGTCCGGACGTCGATGAATGTTACGGAGTCGAAGTGGCAGTTGGTCGCTGAGCTGGTTCGGTTGTTGATCGAGCTGGCGGTGTTGGCGGCGATGGCGTTCTTCTCGGGGGGTTTGTCGGCGGGGCAGCAGGCGGTGGCGATGCTGCGGTCGCGGGTGTTTTTGTTGACGGTGCTGGATGCGTTGTTGAGTCGGACGCGGTTGATGCCGTCGTTGAGTGAGGCGTTCGAGGAGGCGTTCCAGACGTTTGCGGTGCGTCTGGCGTTGATGGTGGCGGGGCCTGAGGGGCGTCGTCCGAAGGGGTTCGATCTGGGGGATATTGCCCGGTCGGCTGTGGTGGGTGGTTTGGCGGGTGCGTTCCACGGGGTGTTGTCGGGGACGGTCGGGAAGGCGTTGACGGGCCGGTTGGGGCGGCCGTTGGTGAAGGATGTGTCGGGGGACGTGGCGGTGAAGGTTGCGCCGCGGGGGGTGTTCACGGCCGGCAACGGGGTGCGGGCGGTGGGTGCGGGTGCGGGTGCGTTCGTGGCCGAGGGGGCCGCGGAAGCCGGTGCGGAGTTCGTGACCAACGGTCTGTTCGACGGCCGGTGGAAGGTCGAGGCGTCCACGTTCTACGGCGCCGGGATCAGCGGTGTCACCGAAGGCGTCCTCACCGCCGGCGTCGTCGCCGCCGCGTTCGCCTACCATCACGTGGCGACTCATACCAAGGGCGCTGCGCTCGGCAATTTCAGCGTCACTGGGACGAATGACATACAGGGCCTGGATGTATCCGCGGGCCAGGCCAGTACGACCGTCGTCGGCACCGATGTCGGCACAACCTCAGCTGCCGGATCCGCCACGCAGGCAAGCACCGGCACTATGAGGCCTAGCGCGGACATAGCGCCCCCTGGTGTGCCAGGCGCCGCAACAGGCGGGACCGCATCGACTCCGCGTGCGGTGCCAACCTCCGACGCCGACATCGATCACCGCGCGCCAGGCACCACAGATCAGACAGCACCGACCCCGGGGCCTCGGGCACGGGAAGAACGGCTAACGCTGAGTGCGGTCGGTACCGATGTGGAGTCTTCCGCCCGAGGTGTGCCGGGCATGGGATCTGCCGCTGAAACGGTGTCGAACCGGGCTGCGTCCCAGAATCCCGCGGACCCGACGACGAACACCCCAGCAGCTTCGAGGCCCCTCTATGCGCCGGCCACTCCACACCTATCGAGCAGCGGAGCAAGTCCCCGAGTGGGTACTGCACAGGGCGACCCTGCACTGTCCCCACCCGACCCTGCTGATGCGGCCAAGTTGCCAGCCACGATGAAGACTTGGCAAGATGCAGCTCCCGTTGGAGTTGCTCTGGCAGATGTTCAAACAACGGACTCACAGGAGAGTGACCGGCAGGGGTGGAGGCTGTCCGAAGCGGCAGGCGACCGCGCCTCCGTACACAGTCCCGCCGGGCATGCCCTGGCCTCACCGCCCCCGGATGGGCTGCACGCTTCGGATATGTCGCCTGCGATACCGACCTGGATGCAACAGCCCGTAGGCATGTCCAGAACAAGCTTTGCCGCACCGGACACTGGCTACGCGCAGGGGCAGGTGGTTCATTCAGCGACAACGCCGATGGAGTCAGGCGGGGTGCCCACCATGCCCCGTACGGCTCAGGCTGCACCGCAAGAAGTTCCCACCCCCTCCCGCAGCTACGACGCTGAAATCTCACCAATTGCCAGCGCGCCGCATCAGGCGTCGACGGCGCTCGGACAGGCTCACGCACCAACCCCGCGGTCGGATGGTCAGACCGAGTCAATTGGCGATCAAGTCGCGCTGCGGCTTTCCGGGCTTATCCATGCGCAAGGCACATTCACATCAAATGTTGCGAAACAACTTACAGATGATGCTTTCGGGCAACCAAAGCCGCTCAGCCTGGTTAGCGCAGATGCTTCGGCGATGGTTCCGGCTGTTGTGTCAGGGCAAGTCCCCTCTAGCAAGTCAGGGAGCTCCGCGGCTTCTCACTTCTCACGGGTTGATGGGACGGCGTTCGACACCAACTCTCTAGCGGGCGAATGGTTCGGTGTGCGCCAGCCTTCCGCGATGATGGTGGACCGTGCACGGCGGCTAGTCGCCGCAGTCATCAGGCACCAGACTGAGCAACGGGCCGAAAGGGCAGCAGACGGCAGACCACAGGAAATTGCTGGGTTGTCGGCAGGGATCGCGGATCTCGCGACCACGATGTTGGGCGTACGCAATGCCGAACGCGTGGCCCGGGACATGCCGGCAGTCCTCCCCGCGGTGCTGGTGCGCATGGTGGGCGCTCTCGAACAGGCACTCACTACACAGCGCTCGATAGGCTCCGGAGAATCGCACCCACCCCTGGTCGACGGCGCCATGGCCTACCTCGCCGCACAGTCGCTTTCCGAAGCACAGCGGGAACGAATCGTGCACCAAGCCGAGAATCTGATCCGTTCCCAGCACAACCTCCACGACCCATCAGTCCTGCGCGGAACTCGCCGCCACACGCTGCGCGAAGGCGTCACCGCACTCGTAGCCGCGGAGTACCACCGCAACGGAGCCGGAGCCGCTCTCGAGCTCTCCCGTCTTCTCGCCCAAGCCCACACAACGCAACGCAACCGCCTTCGTGGAGGGGGAAAGCATGCTGTCGACGATGCCAGGCGACCGTCACCCATCAGCACGGGACTAGGCGTGACGGGCTCTTGGACTACTGATGGAGATCGACATCTCGATCCCCATACGGCAGTGGAAGACGGCATGGCCGAACGACATAGGGCACTCCGGAAGCTGACGACTGTGTCAGCACCAGAGGCGGCCACCGGATCGGGGCGCTTCGACCAGTTGGGCCCTGCCACTCCGGCACCCGCAGGCTCGAACGACAAGGGCCCCCTCCTCCAGTCGACTAGAACCCGACGCCTGGAAGTGAAAGTTTCTTTCGAGGAGAACAGCAAGGAGATTGGCGGTACAGAAAAAGCCAAGCTCGATGAATTGGCAAAGATAGTCGTACTGCAAGCATACCGAAACGCCCGCGCCGGCCTTCCTCTCCCTCGCATATCCATCACCGGATATGGCAACGGCGCCAAATTCTCCACTCTTTCCCGGTCACAGCGAGCCCAAAATACCGGATTGAAGCGAGCCACCTCGGCAAGCACTGCTTTGCGTGAAAGTGTTGCTCGCAGCCTCGATGATCTGAGAGGAACCTACGACCCACAATTGTCCGTAAGCGACCTCGCAGTTTACCTAAATTCGGCAGGCCGACAGTCCCCTTCTTCTGACTCCGAAAGTTCGGACTCGAATCCGAGTGAGATGGCAAGTGCCAGGCGTACCGCCATAGTTGAGGTGTCTTATCATCACCAGCCTGTCGTGCTGGGAAACGAGGGCGCCTCGTCCACCGCCGGAGTGCGGCCCGTTGCACGGGTCATGCACTTCATCTGGCTTGGCGGCGAGATGCGAGAAGGTGCGAAGCTCAACCTGGAAGCCTGGAAGCGGCGCATCCAGGATTCTGGATGGCAGATGAACATCTGGTCGGACGCTGGAGCCATGGCAGCAAATAGTAGTTTCTATCAAGAACTGCAGGATGCCCCAGAAATACAGATCCGATCCGTAGACGAAGAATTCTTTGAGTCACTGAGACAGGACAACACTCTGGAACTGGATCCCACGGTAGCTTCCAGGCCTAGCAAACTGTTCCGTTACGCCATGGAGAAAGAAGCTTGGGAGTTGGCATCGGACGTCACACGATACGCTCTTCTCTACCTGGTGGGTGGGGTGTATTTGGATGTTGACCTGACGCCGGGAAGCGTTCAACTCCCAGCTTCCGGGATAAATATGCGGCACAGCGCTATCCCTTTCCTCGCACCTCAGATACGCAATCGTTCTCAATTCGACGCCATCGCCAGAGAGATGAACTTCACGAAACCGCTAGACGGTGGCGCGGATGCCAGAAAACCGGAGCTGAGCGAGGAAGAGAGTCTAGCAAAGGTTGCCGAATGGCAGCTTTCTCGCGGCCGATTCAATAACAATCTCATTGTCGCTCCCGCCGGCTCCCCGTTCCTCCGGCAGGTCCTCGCTAATCTAAGCGACCCTCACGACCCTGCACAGGCAATGCGATTCGCGGCGCCACGGCAGAACGCTGCGGACATCAGCGGACCATTCTTACTGGGACGCGAGATTTTGAGATCAGTCACTGAAACAGGCCCTTTGTCTCCTACTCTGAAATGGAGGGATGCCTTTTCGAGTGGACTCATCACAGTCCATCCATCTCAGCATCGCTGGAACGGGTTGGGCTGGCTCACCGAAGAAAGCGAAAACCTGGGCCGTGACAAACCACTACTGACTAGCCTCGATCTTTCGTGA
- a CDS encoding ISAzo13 family transposase, translated as MGRPEGIEAVLAVKFQVLLPHLDERQRRLAIGAEALSLGHGGIKIVAAAAGVREATVSRGAAELDSGQAPLGRVRHPGGGRKKAAELDSGLRPALLALVEPDERGDPMSPLRWTTKSTRKLSAELTRQGHRVSADTVAGLLREEGFSLQANAKTIEGAQHPDRDAQFRYLNERARDHRDAGDPVISVDSKKKELIGDYRNAGHEWQPAGQPVRVKTHDFPGQAAKAIPYGIYDMTANTGWVSIGTDHDTAAFAVASIRRWWQAVGQHDYPGARRLLITADGGGSNGYRTRGWKTQLADLAAETGLEITVCHLPPGTSKWNKIEHRLFSHITMNWRGRPLTSHEVMLQTIAATTSRTGLTVRAELDSGEYPTGIRISDDEIAALPITRHRFHGDWNYTLHPQRPTDTATTTSTQDETLADGPARLTQRSLQDPQLTGMTRQQFNELIDVLTPAMEIQREQVLRTRRGHERLVAPGTGAKPKLTSADRVLATVLHLRKLATMDLLGQLFNTTAMTISRAAKDVRPLLEAHGIHIPASTARFRTPTDIERFLDPDKNKIKPTC; from the coding sequence ATGGGGAGACCGGAAGGGATCGAGGCCGTTCTGGCGGTGAAGTTCCAGGTGTTGTTGCCGCATCTGGACGAGCGTCAGCGTCGGCTGGCCATAGGGGCGGAAGCACTGTCGCTGGGGCATGGCGGCATCAAGATCGTCGCCGCTGCAGCCGGGGTCCGGGAGGCCACGGTCTCGCGTGGGGCGGCTGAACTGGACTCCGGTCAGGCCCCGTTGGGGCGGGTGCGCCATCCCGGTGGAGGGCGGAAGAAGGCGGCCGAGCTGGACTCTGGGCTGCGGCCGGCACTGCTGGCGCTGGTCGAGCCCGACGAGCGGGGCGACCCGATGTCGCCGTTGCGCTGGACGACGAAGTCGACCCGGAAGCTGTCGGCGGAGCTCACCCGCCAGGGGCACCGGGTCTCCGCCGACACCGTCGCCGGTCTGCTGCGGGAGGAAGGCTTCAGCCTGCAGGCCAACGCCAAGACCATCGAAGGTGCCCAGCACCCCGACAGGGACGCCCAGTTCCGCTACCTCAACGAGCGGGCACGAGACCACAGGGACGCCGGTGACCCGGTGATCAGCGTGGACAGCAAGAAGAAGGAACTGATCGGCGACTACAGGAACGCCGGGCACGAATGGCAGCCTGCAGGACAACCCGTGAGGGTCAAGACGCACGACTTCCCCGGCCAGGCCGCCAAGGCGATTCCCTACGGAATCTACGATATGACGGCGAACACCGGCTGGGTCAGCATCGGCACCGATCACGACACGGCGGCGTTCGCCGTCGCCTCGATCCGCCGCTGGTGGCAGGCGGTCGGCCAACACGACTACCCCGGCGCCCGCCGGCTGCTGATCACCGCTGACGGTGGCGGCTCCAACGGCTACCGCACCCGGGGTTGGAAGACCCAGCTCGCCGATCTCGCCGCCGAGACCGGCCTTGAGATCACGGTGTGCCACCTTCCGCCCGGCACCTCGAAGTGGAACAAGATCGAGCACCGGCTGTTCTCCCACATCACCATGAACTGGCGAGGCAGGCCCCTGACCAGCCACGAAGTCATGCTCCAGACCATCGCCGCGACCACCAGCCGCACCGGCCTCACCGTCCGGGCCGAACTCGACAGCGGTGAGTACCCCACCGGCATCCGCATCAGCGACGACGAGATCGCCGCCCTGCCCATCACCCGCCACCGCTTCCACGGCGACTGGAACTACACCCTCCACCCCCAGCGACCGACGGACACGGCGACCACCACCAGCACACAAGACGAGACCCTGGCGGACGGACCGGCCCGCCTCACGCAGCGTTCGTTACAGGACCCGCAACTGACCGGGATGACCCGCCAGCAGTTCAACGAACTCATCGACGTACTGACTCCAGCGATGGAGATTCAACGCGAGCAAGTGCTCCGCACCCGCAGGGGCCACGAACGCCTGGTGGCCCCCGGCACAGGCGCCAAACCCAAGCTCACCTCAGCCGACCGAGTCCTGGCCACCGTGCTCCACCTGCGGAAACTCGCGACCATGGACCTCCTGGGCCAGCTCTTCAACACCACCGCCATGACCATCAGCCGCGCAGCGAAAGATGTCCGCCCGCTCCTGGAAGCCCACGGAATTCACATCCCCGCCTCGACCGCCCGCTTCCGCACACCGACTGACATCGAGAGATTCCTCGACCCCGACAAGAACAAGATCAAACCGACGTGTTGA
- a CDS encoding COG4315 family predicted lipoprotein, which translates to MKAFPITRRGVMRVSLPLGSAALLFLSACTSPSEPNKAEPATASAPATATVTVQVADSPVGQILVDGSGRALYGFTKDEPESQSACDADCIAVWPALTSSADVAAGNGLDAAKLGEIKFTEGAEQVTYGDWPLYYYVGDTSPGDVNGQGLDDEWFVIGVDGKLIKQMPN; encoded by the coding sequence ATGAAGGCATTTCCCATAACGCGTCGCGGAGTGATGCGCGTCTCTCTCCCGCTAGGTTCAGCGGCGCTCCTGTTTCTCAGCGCCTGCACTTCTCCTTCAGAGCCAAACAAGGCCGAGCCGGCTACTGCCTCCGCGCCAGCAACGGCGACCGTGACAGTGCAAGTAGCTGACTCGCCGGTGGGGCAGATCCTCGTTGATGGGTCAGGCCGAGCGCTGTACGGATTTACGAAGGACGAACCCGAGAGCCAAAGCGCCTGCGATGCCGACTGTATCGCTGTCTGGCCAGCACTCACGTCGAGTGCAGACGTCGCGGCGGGGAACGGTCTGGATGCAGCCAAGCTCGGCGAGATCAAGTTTACGGAGGGAGCTGAGCAGGTCACGTATGGCGACTGGCCCCTCTATTACTATGTGGGAGACACATCGCCGGGTGATGTTAACGGGCAAGGCCTCGATGATGAGTGGTTCGTCATCGGGGTGGACGGGAAACTGATCAAGCAGATGCCGAACTAG
- a CDS encoding helix-turn-helix domain-containing protein has protein sequence MGAGARHKPVVVDQLLATLVSIWHVVTHDALASWFGVDRSTITRGAGEIRPFLADRGCRIEGGLRLRTLADVIAHRGTTGQTALMDASDIRVRRPSARRGGHSRFISGKSCINAMEARVFTDERGRLLFCGEVRAGSVADITRVRDADLADLLAASGYQGLAAQIYGFSWLSSRISPPPDPQAVEAAQRADTRLRTKRRAPKSRPCSLSRRAMTGLTGRRRPRRRHS, from the coding sequence GTGGGCGCGGGTGCGAGGCACAAGCCGGTCGTCGTCGACCAGCTGCTGGCCACCCTGGTCTCGATTTGGCACGTTGTCACTCACGACGCCCTTGCCAGCTGGTTCGGTGTCGATCGCTCCACGATCACTCGCGGGGCTGGCGAGATCAGGCCTTTCCTGGCCGACCGAGGCTGCCGCATCGAGGGCGGCCTGCGTCTGCGAACGCTTGCTGACGTCATCGCGCATCGCGGCACCACTGGCCAGACAGCCCTGATGGACGCTAGCGACATCCGGGTCCGCCGGCCATCAGCACGCCGCGGCGGACACAGCCGTTTCATCTCCGGCAAGAGCTGCATCAACGCGATGGAAGCCCGCGTCTTCACCGACGAACGCGGACGCCTTCTGTTCTGCGGCGAGGTACGAGCGGGATCGGTTGCAGACATCACCCGAGTCCGGGATGCCGACCTGGCCGATCTTCTCGCCGCCTCGGGCTACCAGGGCCTGGCAGCACAGATCTACGGCTTTTCGTGGCTATCGTCGCGGATCTCTCCCCCCCCGGACCCGCAGGCGGTTGAAGCAGCGCAGAGAGCAGATACACGCTTAAGAACCAAGCGTCGAGCGCCGAAGTCTAGGCCGTGCTCATTGTCCCGGCGGGCTATGACCGGCTTGACAGGGAGGCGCCGGCCGAGGCGGCGACACTCATGA
- a CDS encoding alpha/beta fold hydrolase, with protein MLTEGSSDLAPLVFLHQGLGSIGSWFGVHTSIATETDRRTLTYTRHGYGDSASVPLPRPADHLEHEAIVVLRDVLEQLGIARPVLVGHGEGAAIALLYAAHYGKQAYAGLALVAPILAVDDHVIESIHVARSEFDAGNLSPKLALLHNDPEAAFRGWHDVWTSDDVCGWSVTDLLNSITLPVLVIHGQRDAAGSAQADAVTQLVDSPVTRVDIEEATHEVPLSHPEVVQDAVVDFLATALPCGHRACTRGT; from the coding sequence GTGCTGACCGAAGGATCATCCGACTTGGCTCCTCTGGTTTTTCTACACCAAGGTCTGGGATCGATCGGCAGCTGGTTCGGGGTGCACACATCCATTGCCACGGAAACGGACAGACGTACTCTGACCTATACACGGCACGGCTATGGGGACTCAGCGTCAGTGCCGCTCCCCCGGCCGGCAGACCATCTAGAGCACGAAGCGATTGTCGTACTGCGCGACGTCCTTGAGCAACTAGGCATCGCACGGCCCGTTTTGGTAGGGCACGGGGAAGGCGCCGCCATCGCCCTCCTCTATGCGGCGCATTACGGCAAGCAGGCTTACGCCGGGCTGGCGCTAGTGGCACCGATTCTCGCTGTTGATGATCACGTCATCGAGAGCATCCACGTCGCGAGATCCGAGTTCGACGCTGGAAACCTGAGTCCCAAGCTTGCTCTCCTCCACAATGACCCCGAAGCAGCCTTCCGTGGCTGGCATGACGTTTGGACATCGGACGATGTCTGCGGTTGGAGCGTCACGGACCTGCTCAACTCGATCACGCTACCCGTGCTGGTGATACACGGGCAGAGGGACGCTGCTGGTAGTGCGCAGGCTGACGCAGTAACCCAACTCGTCGATAGCCCCGTGACGCGAGTAGACATCGAGGAAGCAACACACGAGGTTCCCCTGTCGCATCCAGAAGTGGTCCAGGACGCGGTCGTCGACTTCCTCGCCACAGCCCTGCCATGCGGGCACCGTGCATGTACCCGGGGAACGTAG
- a CDS encoding CHRD domain-containing protein has product MQKRTLTVAVTAMSVGLAAVVSTGTAMATHGPTGSGHAHQHGSAGAGAAGAVDSSGRALSFAADLSGANEVPVPGGPAVNDPDARAAALVKVKGDRVTFALRWKGFTPSLGHIHEGAAGRNGEVRVPLFGTEMPDTVHSAAGQVSVTDPALAQSIRTNASSFYVNLHSKEFPGGAVRGQLKPLARNVNPLEVIKGGSLRAFSSGSQEVPKDETSKVGDPDGFAVSFLRPRGTSVDYSLAWVNIQSPSKGHIHKGRFGENGDVVFDLLNRPVPEGIFAISGRLEGQNPDVVKRVRQNPQNYYSNIHTSEFPDGAVRGQFFN; this is encoded by the coding sequence ATGCAGAAGCGAACACTTACCGTTGCAGTCACGGCGATGTCAGTCGGTCTCGCGGCGGTCGTATCGACAGGCACCGCCATGGCCACGCATGGCCCCACCGGCTCCGGCCATGCCCATCAGCACGGCTCGGCAGGCGCCGGTGCGGCTGGTGCCGTGGACTCAAGTGGACGGGCACTCTCCTTCGCGGCGGATCTTTCTGGAGCGAACGAGGTGCCTGTCCCGGGAGGCCCGGCCGTAAATGACCCTGACGCAAGGGCGGCAGCGCTCGTCAAGGTGAAGGGTGACCGTGTCACGTTCGCACTGCGCTGGAAGGGCTTCACACCTAGCCTTGGCCACATTCACGAAGGGGCAGCGGGCCGGAATGGTGAGGTCAGGGTTCCTCTCTTCGGCACGGAGATGCCCGACACAGTCCACTCCGCGGCCGGCCAAGTCAGCGTGACGGACCCTGCGCTTGCACAGAGCATTCGCACGAATGCCTCTAGTTTCTATGTGAATCTTCACAGCAAGGAGTTTCCCGGCGGTGCTGTACGCGGCCAGCTCAAGCCTCTTGCGCGCAACGTAAACCCACTGGAGGTCATCAAGGGGGGAAGCCTGCGAGCGTTCTCGAGCGGATCACAAGAGGTCCCGAAGGACGAGACTTCGAAGGTCGGTGACCCAGATGGATTTGCAGTCTCTTTCCTTCGCCCTAGGGGTACTTCTGTGGACTACTCTCTGGCTTGGGTAAATATCCAGAGCCCCTCGAAGGGGCACATCCACAAGGGTCGATTCGGCGAGAACGGCGATGTGGTCTTCGATCTGCTCAATAGGCCGGTCCCGGAGGGAATCTTTGCGATCTCAGGACGACTCGAAGGGCAGAACCCTGATGTGGTGAAGCGCGTTCGACAGAACCCGCAGAACTACTACTCCAACATTCACACCTCAGAATTTCCCGACGGAGCTGTGCGTGGCCAGTTCTTCAACTAG